In Dromiciops gliroides isolate mDroGli1 chromosome 4, mDroGli1.pri, whole genome shotgun sequence, one DNA window encodes the following:
- the ARMC12 gene encoding LOW QUALITY PROTEIN: armadillo repeat-containing protein 12 (The sequence of the model RefSeq protein was modified relative to this genomic sequence to represent the inferred CDS: inserted 1 base in 1 codon), whose amino-acid sequence MDLMDFRLRKGVVGLATGAGAIYLLYKAIKAGMSSHSSVSTSSPVCIARLAIERERHGKDSGELRRLLNSLENKQDEYSKGMILHSITRCVYLLEAEASTCTFEDIRLVGSLLDDKDNSVKIQALNALKAFSGIRKFRLKIQEHSIKVLELISTVWDSELHIAGLRLLNGLPLPDFAHPQLRRVMPALMEILQTDSILAQVQAVRLLSHLAQKNDLLYDILNCQVHSNFLNLFQSTQPGSLLFEVLVFAERLSEGRSSPHYRAVNXQYNEQSLHEALFGDESRLADRLLALVIHPEEEVQIQACKVIVSLQCPQDFSSRPPSCHATSSYFNEGDAS is encoded by the exons ATGGATCTCATGGACTTTAGACTCCGAAAGGGTGTGGTGGGCCTGGCCACAGGTGCCGGTGCCATCTACCTGCTCTACAAGGCCATCAAGGCTGGCATGAGCAGTCATTCATCTGTTTCAACATCTTCACCCGTCTGCATTGCCC GCCTGGCCATTGAGCGGGAGCGGCATGGAAAGGACTCTGGAGAACTTCGAAGACTCCTCAACTCCTTGGAAAACAAACAGGATGAGTACTCCAAGGGAATGATTCTTCACAGCATCACCCGGTGTGTCTACTTGTTGGAAGCCGAA GCCTCCACCTGCACCTTTGAGGACATCAGGTTGGTGGGCTCCCTGCTTGATGACAAGGACAACAGCGTCAAAATCCAGGCTCTCAATGCTCTGAAGGCTTTCTCTGGCATAAGGAAGTTCAGGCTTAAGATCCAG GAGCATTCCATCAAAGTCTTGGAGCTGATCTCCACCGTGTGGGATTCTGAGCTGCACATCGCAGGCCTGAGGCTACTCAATGGATTGCCTCTACCTGACTTTGCTCACCCACAACTCCGTCGGGTAATGCCTGCCCTCATGGAGATCTTGCAGACAGACAGCATCCTGGCCCAG gTCCAAGCAGTTCGACTCCTGAGTCATCTGGCCCAGAAAAACGATCTATTATATGACATCCTTAATTGCCAG GTGCATAGTAATTTCCTGAACCTGTTCCAGTCCACACAACCTGGGAGCCTGCTGTTTGAGGTGCTAGTGTTTGCAGAGCGACTGAGTGAGGGTCGGAGTTCTCCCCATTACCGAGCAGTGA TGCAGTATAATGAGCAGTCTTTGCATGAAGCGCTGTTTGGGGATGAGTCCCGCCTGGCTGACCGGCTGCTGGCTCTGGTCATTCATCCAGAGGAGGAGGTGCAGATTCAAGCCTGCAAGGTCATTGTCAGCCTGCAGTGCCCTCAGGACTTTAGCAGCCGACCCCCTTCCTGCCATGCAACCTCTTCCTACTTTAATGAAGGGGACGCCAGTTAA